In the Cannabis sativa cultivar Pink pepper isolate KNU-18-1 unplaced genomic scaffold, ASM2916894v1 Contig1, whole genome shotgun sequence genome, one interval contains:
- the LOC115719665 gene encoding leucine-rich repeat protein 1 isoform X2, which yields MAAAAPRITSWVFTLCVCLTLAPFVCGNTEGDALYTLRKSLSDPDNVLQSWDPTLVNPCTWFHVTCNQDNRVTRVDLGNSNLSGHLVPELGKLEHLQYLELYKNNIQGTIPSELGNLKSLISLDLYNNNISGTIPSSLGKLKSLVFLRLNDNRLTGPVPRDLIGISSLKVVDVSNNDLCGTIPTSGPFEHIPLNNFENNPRLEGPELLGLATYDTNCS from the exons ATGGCGGCGGCGGCTCCTAGGATTACTTCCTGGGTGTTTACGCTCTGTGTTTGTCTAACCCTAGCTCCATTCGTTTGTGGAAACACCGAAGGAGATGCACTTTACACGCTGCGGAAAAGCCTCTCCGATCCAGATAACGTCCTTCAGAGCTGGGATCCGACTCTCGTAAACCCTTGCACTTGGTTTCACGTCACTTGCAATCAGGATAATCGCGTTACTCGAGT GGATTTAGGAAATTCAAATTTGTCAGGGCATTTGGTTCCTGAACTTGGGAAGCTTGAGCATCTGCAGTATCT GGAACTCTACAAAAACAACATTCAAGGTACCATTCCATCTGAGCTCGGTAACCTAAAGAGCCTCATTAGCCTGGACTTGTACAACAACAACATCTCTGGGACCATTCCATCCTCATTGGGAAAACTGAAATCACTTGTGTTTTT ACGTCTCAATGACAACCGTTTAACTGGACCAGTTCCCAGAGATCTCATTGGCATTTCAAGCCTCAAAGTAGT GGATGTCTCAAACAATGATTTATGTGGAACAATCCCTACCAGTGGACCATTTGAGCACATTCCTTTAAACAA CTTTGAGAACAACCCTCGACTCGAAGGTCCAGAGTTATTGGGGCTTGCCACTTACGACACAAACTGTTCATGA
- the LOC115719665 gene encoding leucine-rich repeat protein 1 isoform X1: protein MAAAAPRITSWVFTLCVCLTLAPFVCGNTEGDALYTLRKSLSDPDNVLQSWDPTLVNPCTWFHVTCNQDNRVTRVDLGNSNLSGHLVPELGKLEHLQYLELYKNNIQGTIPSELGNLKSLISLDLYNNNISGTIPSSLGKLKSLVFLRLNDNRLTGPVPRDLIGISSLKVVDVSNNDLCGTIPTSGPFEHIPLNKYVIHLIIIVFSVSCLFSLFLLDSLS from the exons ATGGCGGCGGCGGCTCCTAGGATTACTTCCTGGGTGTTTACGCTCTGTGTTTGTCTAACCCTAGCTCCATTCGTTTGTGGAAACACCGAAGGAGATGCACTTTACACGCTGCGGAAAAGCCTCTCCGATCCAGATAACGTCCTTCAGAGCTGGGATCCGACTCTCGTAAACCCTTGCACTTGGTTTCACGTCACTTGCAATCAGGATAATCGCGTTACTCGAGT GGATTTAGGAAATTCAAATTTGTCAGGGCATTTGGTTCCTGAACTTGGGAAGCTTGAGCATCTGCAGTATCT GGAACTCTACAAAAACAACATTCAAGGTACCATTCCATCTGAGCTCGGTAACCTAAAGAGCCTCATTAGCCTGGACTTGTACAACAACAACATCTCTGGGACCATTCCATCCTCATTGGGAAAACTGAAATCACTTGTGTTTTT ACGTCTCAATGACAACCGTTTAACTGGACCAGTTCCCAGAGATCTCATTGGCATTTCAAGCCTCAAAGTAGT GGATGTCTCAAACAATGATTTATGTGGAACAATCCCTACCAGTGGACCATTTGAGCACATTCCTTTAAACAAGTATGTTATTCATCTCATTATAATTGTGTTCTCTGTTTCTTGTTTGTTTTCACTCTTTCTATTGGACTCTCTTTCGTAG